The window GTGACGTTGTCGACCACAGGACTCGTCCAGTAGGTTTGGGTCAGATGCTTCAGCCTCCACAGCTTGATGCTGCGAAGCTTACCACGGACCACGGAGCTGACCTCGTAGTCCGTACCATTCCACAGACGCGCCATGGTTCTCGCTCTCGTCGTCCGATGGCGCATCGCCAGCGTCTTCACGAGGCTGCGGAACACAACGAGCTCCAACAGTCCCAAGGCGCCCTTGAAGTCATCAGCAAACGAATGGTAGTTCGCAAAACCACGGAACTCTGAGTTATAGGCGAGGACGGTCGCGACATCGCTGGTAACCAAGAACTGCTCGCGCGGGCGGCCAGTTTTTCTGGCGAGATCGCCATAGCCATGTCGCTTGCAGAACGCGGTAACCTCCTTCCGCGGCACTCGCAAACTGACATTGCCAGTGGTCGGCCGGCGTACCACGCGCCATGTCCGTCCATCCGGTCCCGTGCGGTTGGATTTACGTCCAGCCCCGTAGGATGTGTATGTCGAGATGCGATAGCTCAGGAAGGTCACTCCCTTTGAAGCGGCGTAGATCCCACTTTTCTCGGGCGATACGGTGAGCTTCAATGTCTGCGTCAGAAATTGTTCGACGCAAGCCATGATCTCACACGCTTCCCGCTTGCTCCCGATCACGCCGATGAGGAAGTCGTCGGCGTACCGGCAGTAGCGGAGCCTTTTGAAGTTGGGGTCCATCGGATCGACGGAAGGCACTTTCCGTCTTTCCTGATTGACGGCTTTGATCTCCGCAAATGTAGCATCGATCTCGGCCCGATCCGCGCCTTCGGCGCGGAGCCGTTCAATTTTCCGGCGGAGACTAAGGACGCGCCGTTCCAACGCCGCGTAGCGCGGGAATGGACGTCGATCGCGACCCTTGTCGAAGCCCGCCTTCATCGTCTGCATGTGCTGATCCAGCTCGTGCAGATAGATATTGGCGAGCAAGGGCGAGACAACGCCGCCCTGTGGCGTGCCACTGTAAGTGCGTCCGTAGACCCAATCTTCCATGTAGCCTGCTTTGAGCATTCCCTCGATCAGACCGATGAACTTGTCGTCATCGATCCGCTTCTTTAGAATCCCAAGCAGAATGTCATGGTCGATGTTGTCGAAGAACCCACGTACATCCACTTCGACTAGCCACTTGCAGCCCGTCCAGGTCTTGTTGATGGACTTGAGCGCGGTATGACAGGATCGTCCCGGGCGGAACCCATGCGACTCATCGAGGAACACGGGTTCGTAGATCGCTTCGAGCAGAATCCTGACCGCCTCCTGAACGAGCCGGTCTTCCACCGTAGGGATACCCAGCGGTCGTGTTTTGCCGTTGTCCTTCGGGATATAAACCCGCCGGACCGGCCGGAAGCGATAAGTGCCATCTGCTACCCGCCTGGCGATGCCGGCGATCTTCGCCAGCGACATGCCGTCGAAGGTCTTGCCATCTACGCCAGGCGTCAGGGCTCCCTTGTTGCGAGAGACCTTTTCGTAAGCCCGCTCGAAGAGATGCGGAGATCTCATCAAGCGGTGAAGGCCATTTACGCGCTTACCCGACCGCGACAAAGTCGGCAGTGATTCAATTCTTCTCTGGATGGTAGCGGCCTGCATCAGCAGAACCTCTCCGTCGAAGAATCGTTTCTACGCATACTGCAAATGCCGTTTTTAGCGGCAACGTCCTTCCCCCCGATCGGAGGCGCTTTCGGTCCGGTCACCCGGCCTTATACGCATGATCGTCCGCCTCGCGGCGGCTGTCCCGGCCATTACGCCGGGCATTTGGGTACTATGACGGCTCCGTCGCCATACAGGTCCTCGAAAGAGCCTGCTGCAGGCGATCCCGTAGTTGCGTGTGTAGGAAGTTGCGGCGTGTTTAGGTGTCCCATTCGTCTCCTTGACCCACCGATGGTGGTCGTCCCACGCGGACTGGTGGCAAATCGCACTGGCCGGTGCGATCTGCCCCGCGTGGCATAGCGTGTCAGCCGCGTTCGCTACGGCCAGCCCTTTGGCAACTGGAAACTGGGATTCAGGCAATACAGCTTTCACCATGCACACCTTACTCTGTGCTCTCCACCGGACTGCGGCGCCCGACTTCGAGACGTTTCCCGGCATGCTCTGGTCCCGTTCTCCTTTCGGAGTCTCAGTCGTTTCCGACACCGGTAAGCCGGGCAAGTAAGAGCCATAACCAGCAGGCTCCATTCGTTCGAACACTCCCTTCTTCTCCACGCCTCAACGGCGCACGCCATCCGGCTTCGATCCCTCGCGCAAGAACTTAAGGAGCTCCTCGCCGGGGGCACTCGGAAAAGGGGCTCGCCTTGCGGCGATCGCTATCACTGCCCCGTTCCCGGGTGCCGCTATTGAACCGGTCTCGTCGCTGCACTCGGACCCGCGTGCCCCTTCGGGTCGCTATGCTCACGCTCTCCGGGTGCCATTTTCCCTTGAGGCGATGCGCTATTGGCGCACGCCTGGTGGGGCCTGCGGCCTTAGGTAACTGAACGCATTACCATGAACACCCGATGGAAGGCTGGCTGCCTCGCAGATTTCGCGTTCTCACAGGTAGGGCGAGAGTCAGAGTGTCGCGCGGTTTTGCCGTGACGGGTTACAGGCTGCGAGAGAGGCTCGCGGCGCCCGTCGCGGAGATCCGCGATGTCCAGACATTATCCTCAGGCGCGCACCGGTGAGGACCGGGCAAGCCTTTATGACGACATCACCAACAAGATCATCACCGAGCTGGAGGCTGGCCGGGTGCCGTGGGTGCAGCCTTGGGGCAGCGCGGCGGCGAAGGCGCCTTTGGCCTTGCCGAAGAGCGCGGCGTCCGGCCGCCAATACAGCGGCATAAACATTCTAGTTCTATGGGGTGCCGCGACCGAACACGGATTTACAGGCCAGAGCTGGCTTACCTTCCGCCAGGCGCTGTCGCTCGGTGGTCACGTCCGCAGGGGCGAGCGCGGCACGACCGTCGTCTATGCCGACCGCTTCGTGCCTGCCTGCGAAATGCGCCGCGCACATGAGACCGGCGAGGAAGCGCAGGCCATACCGTTCCTCAAGCAGTTCACGGTGTTCAACAGCGATCAATGCGACGGCCTGCCTCCAGAGATCGCAACAACGTCGTCACCTCCGCCGCCAGGCCTGATCGAGCCGCAGGTCGAATATCTGATCAAGGCGACCGGCATCGACTTCCGCATCGGCGGCAACCGTGCCATCTATATGCCGACGGAAGATTATGTGCAGGTGCCGCCTCCGCAGGCCTATTTTGAAGCAATCAATTGGCATCGAACGGCTCTCCACGAGCTGGCGCATGCCACTGGCCATCCATCGCGTCTCAACCGTGACCTGTCAGGCAGCTACGGTTCCAGGAAGTATGCCTTTGAGGAGCTGGTTGCGGAAATCTCGTCTGCCTTCAGTTGCGCCTCGCTCGGCATCGTGCCGACGGTGCGGCATGCCGATTATATCGGCTCATGGCTTGAAGTCTTGCGCGAGGACAATCGTGCGATTATCCGGGCCGCGTCCCAGGCCAGCAAGGTCGCGGACTATCTCCTTGGATTCCTGCCGGAAGTCACTGCCGACCCGACGGCCGAGAGAGCGGAGCAGGAGGTGGCGTGAGTTTCTCCCCTGTTGCCCCGAACAAGAGAGTGAGAGGGGAGCGGCGGTTTTCGCGACGGGTTGGAGGCCGAGAGAGAGTCTCCCGGCTGCCCGTCGTGGAGAATCGACATGACGAAGGCTGTTCAGAAGATCACGCTCTCCCCCTCGCGTGACATTCCGTTCAACAAGCTCGTGCTGAGCCAATCCAACGTCCGACATGTGAAAGCGGGCATTTCGATCGAGCAACTCGCCGAAAGTATCGCGCAGCGTACGCTGCTGCAGAGTCTGAACGTGCGGGCGGTTGTGGACGCCGAAGGCAATGAGACCGGCATGTTCGAGGTGCCGGCCGGCGGCCGCCGCTATCGCGCGCTCGAGCTTCTCGTCAAGCAGAAGCGGATGGCAAAGACGCAGGCCGTTCCTTGTGTCGTGCGCGAAGTGGGGCATCGCTGAAGACGACTCCCTTGCAGAGAATGACGCGCGGATGGGGCTTCATCCGCTCGATCAGTTCCGGGCCTTCCAGACCTTGAGTGGCGCCGGATTATCCGACGAGGATATCGCTGCCCGGCACTTCGTGACACCGGCCGTCGTGAAGCAACGGCTCCGGCTGGCGTCCGTGTCGCCAAAACTCCACGACGTCTATGCCGAAGACGGCATGGCTCTCGAGCAACTCATGGCCTTCTCTGTGACAGCCGACCACGCCAGGCAGGAGCAGGTCTGGGAGAACGTCAGCCGATCCGGCTATGACGAACCGTATCAGATCCGGCGAATGCTCACGGAAAATTCCGTGCGCGCGTCCGATCGCCGCGTTCAGTTCATTGGACTCGATGTATACGAGCAGGCTGGTGGCGGCGTCTTGCGGGATCTGTTCGAGCACGATGATGGCGGCTGGCTTCAGGACGTGGCTTTGCTCGATCGTCTCGTGACAGAAAAGCTCAAAGCCGAAGCCGAGACGATTGCAGCGGAAGGCTGGAAGTGGATTTCGGTGTCCGTTGAGTTCCCCTACGGCCACACGAATGGGCTGCGTGAGCTGGAGGGTAACCCCGTCGAGCTCTCCCCGGAGGAGCAGGCCACCATCGACGCCCTCAACGCGGAGCAGGCCAAGCTTGAAGCCGATTATCAGGATGCCGACGAGTTGCCCGATCAGGTTGACGAGCGTTCTCTGCGAAATCGAGACGGCACTGATCGCGTTCGAGGACCGGCCGATGATTTACGATCCGGCCGAGATCGCCCGCGCTGGCGTCTTCGTCAGCATCGATTCCGAAGGGCGCCTCTCGGTCGATCGAGGTTACGTCCGGCCGGAGGACGATTTGTCGGCAGCCGAGCCCGATGTCGGGCAGGACGCCGATACACAATCGATCGAGGGGAAGGCGGCTGGTCCTTCCGTCCAACGCTCGGTCATCGCCGCGGCTAGCGGCGCGACTGACGCGGAAGAAGATGATGAGGATGCGACCAAACCTCTGCCGGATCGGCTGATCACCGAGCTAACGGCGCATCGCACGCTGGCATTGCGGGATGCGCTGGCAGAAAATCCTGCGATTGCGTTCCAGGCGGTGCTGCACAACTTCGTGCTCACGGCCTTTTACCGGTTCGCATCGTGCGGGAGCTGCCTCGAGATCGGGCTCCGCACGCCGACCTTTCCGGCTCAAGCGCCTGGCTTGAGGGAAAGCGCGTCCGCGAAGGCCGTCGAGGCGCGGCATGAGTCCTGGAGAGCACGGTTGCCGAAGGGCGAGAACGATCTTTGGGACGCGCTGACGGCTCTCGATGGTGGTGCACAGCCATCGCTGTTCGCTCACTGTGCGTCGTTTGCGGTCAACGCTCTCTACGAGCCGGCCAACCGCTACAATCAGGGCCGCGTCTCCGCCCACGGCGTCCGCACCCGGCTCGACTAAGCCGATGTGCTGGCACGTGCCGTCGGCCTCGACATGGTTCAAGCGGGGTGGAAGCCCTCCCTTAACAACTATCTCGGGCGGGTCACTAAGCCTCGCATTCTGGAGGCAGTGCGGGAAGCCAGAGGCGAGTCTTCCGCGCAATTGATCGACCACCTCAAGAAGGCCGACATGGCCAAGGAGGCCGAGCGTCTTCTCGACGGCTCGGGCTGGTTGCCGGAACCACTGCGTCTCGTCGATCCCGATGCGGCGTCAGGGGAGCAGGAGAGTGAAGCGGGCCCGCTGCCCGAATTCCTCGGCGAGGACGAGGATCGGGACAACGCCGGCGAGGATGATCCGCAACAGCTCGACGCAGCTGAGTGACATCTAGAACGGGATGGCTTCCGCCGTCACACAGTTGCTTGGGACCGGTGTGTCCGCGCCGGTCCCCATTCTTATGGGCGAGGGCTGAGAGGGAGAGCCGGGCCGGAAAGGGTTTGAGCTGTCGGGTCTTGAGGAGAGCGCCTGATGGCTCGACCCATTCCTGCTCTCCCGAAAGAACCCTGTCATGACCGAATCTCTCGCCGGCGGCGCTGCCGCCGCGCCGCTCTCGATGCGTGCCGCTGCAACTATCACCTCCGCCGCCGTCAGGGCCGCGCGACAGCTCGCGATTGATCTCGAGCGCGGCCGTCGCGTCGATGCCGCTGTCCTGCGCGGCGCCATGGAAGCTGCCTTCGGCGGTTCCGACGCCACTGGCGACTGGAACTGGAAGACCGCCTATGATGTCTGCGAGGCGGCAACCGTTCTGTTCCTTCGCAAGTTTGGCCCGGCCATCCGGACCAGGGCTGGCTCGACGGCCGCGATGCTGCCGATACTCGCGAAAATCGCCGCTCTCCTGCCGACCCACACGCGGCGCTCCGAGGACAGCCAGGCCCTTCAACAATTCTCAACGCCGATCCCGCTTGGGCTTGCCGCGTGCACCGCAGCCGGCATCACGCTGTCCGACAGGGTTTTGGAGCCATCCGCGGGGACCGGCTTGCTCGCCATCTTTGCCGAGCTCGCCGAAGGCACTTTGATATTGAACGAGTTGGCCGAGACCCGCGCGGCGTTGCTCGATCAATTGTTTGCCAACGTTAAGGTCACCCGGTTCGACGCTGCCCAGATCGACGATCATCTCGATACGGGTGTCGTGCCGAGCGTCGTCCTGATGAACCCGCCGTTTTCGGCATTGGCGAACGTCGATCGGCGGATGGCGAATGCGGCGCTTCGGCACATCGCTTCTGCCTTGGCGCGTCTTTGCGACGGCGGGCGTCTCGTCGCCATCACCGGCGCGAGTTTTGCGCCGGACAATGCGGCATGGCGAGATGGCTTTGTTCGCCTCCAGCAGCGCGGCAGGGTGGTTTTTTCTGCCGCCATCGATGGCGCGGTCTATGCGAGACACGGAACGCAAACTGACACACGACTGCTCGTGATCGATAAGCTGCCTGCCGTAGATCCGAAAGTCTTTCCGGCCTCGCTGGGCATGGCGAGCGATGTTGCCACATTGCTCGACTGGGTGATCCAGCATGTGCCCCCGAGGCTGCCTGTTGTCGCGCCGGGCATGGTCGACGTCGTCAGGCGCCCTGCGATACCACGATTCGTCGGCGCTTCTGCGCCACGTCGATCGTCTACTTCGAGCGGTGCAGCGCCGGAAAGCGCCGAACTGACGTATGAGACGCTCGAGTGGACACCTCCGGAAGGCGCTCGACTGACCGACGCGCTTTATGAGGAATACGCGCTGCAGGCGATCCGTATTCCAGGCGCGCATGCGCATCCGACCAAACTCGTGCAGTCCGCCGCCATGGCCTCGATCGCGCCGCCGAGGCCCTCTTACCGGCCGCATCTGCCGGCCAAAATCGTGGCGGACGGCATCCTGTCCGACGCCCAGCTTGAGAGCGTCATTTATGCCGGCGAGGCGCATTCCGAGTTTCTTGCGGGCTCCTGGATGGTGGATGCGACCTTTGATCTTGTGGCGGCCGCTCGCGATGCAGAAAATGCCGTGCGGTTTCGCCGCGGCTGGTTCTTGGGCGACGGCACCGGCGCGGGCAAGGGTCGGCAGGTCGCGGGCATCCTGCTCGACAATTGGCTCAAGGGCCGCCGCCGTGCGGTCTGGATCAGCAAGTCCGACAAGTTGATCGAAGATGCGCGGCGCGACTGGTCGGCGCTCGGCATGGAGCGGCTGCTCGTGACGCCGCTGTCACGTTTCCGGCAGGGCACACCGATCCGGCTTTCGGAAGGCGTCCTTTTCACCACCTACGCTACGCTGCGCACCGATGAGCGTGGCGAGAAGCTTTCTCGCGTGCGGCAGATCGTCGATTGGTTGGGCTCCGACTTCGACGGAGTGATCGTCTTCGACGAGAGCCACGCGATGCAGAACGCGGCAGGCCAGAAGGGCGAGCGCGGTGACCTCAAGGCGATCGCTTGCAATCGTCCGGGGGCGGCCTCTCAGCAGGGGCGCGCGGGGCTGAGGCTCCAGCACGCCTTGCCGGATGCCCGCGTCGTCTACGTCTCGGCGACCGGTGCCACCACGGTCCACAATCTCGCCTACGCCCAGCGGCTGGGATTGTGGGGTGGCGTCGATTTCCCGTTCGCTACCCGGGCCGAGTTCGTCGAGGCGATCGATGAGGGCGGCGTCGCGGCCATGGAGGTGCTCGCGCGCGACCTCAAGGCGCTCCGTCTCTACGCCGCCCGCTCGCTCTCTTACGAGGGCGTCGCGTACGAGCTCGTCGAGCACCAGCTCACGCCGGAGCAGGTTCGCATCTACGACGCCTACGCCGGCGCATTCAGCGTCATCCATAACAATCTCGATGCGGCGATGCGGGCTGCCAACATAACGGGCGAGACCGGCACGCTGAACGGCCAGGCTAAATCGGCCGCGCGATCTGCCTTCGAGAGTGCCAAGCAGCGCTTTTTTGGCCACCTCCTGACCTCAATGAAAACGCCGTCGTTGATCCGCTCGATCGAGCGTGATCTCGGCGCCGGCCATGCCGCCGTCATCCAGATCGTCTCGACGGGCGAAGCCCTGATGGAGCGCCGGCTCGCCGAGATTCCGACCGAGGAGTGGGGCGATGTCCGGGGCGATATCACCCCACGCGAGTATGTGCTCGACTATCTCACCCATTCCTTTCCGGTCCAGCTTTACGAGCCGTTCACCGACCAGGAAGGCAATCTCTGCTCCCGGCCTGTCTATCGCGACGGCCAACCAGTCGAGAGCCGGGACGCCGTCGCTCGCCGCGACCGCCTCATCGAGAAGCTCGCCTCGCTGCCGCCGATGCCTGGGGCGCTGGACCAGGTCGTGCAGCGCTTTGGTGCCGACATGGTCGCGGAGGTGACCGGCCGCTCGCGTCGCATCGTTCGCAAGGGCGACCGGCTGCTGGTCGAAAACCGGGCCGCATCGGCCAACCTCGCCGAGACCTCGGCGTTCATGGATGACGTCAAGCGGATCCTCGTGTTCTCCGACGCGGGCGGCACGGGGAGGAGCTACCACGCTGAGCTGTCGGCGCGGAATCGCCGCCTGCGGGTCCACTATTTGCTCGAGCCCGGCTGGAAGGCGGATGCCGCGATCCAGGGGCTCGGCCGCACCAACCGGACCAACCAGGCGCAGCCGCCGCTGTTTCGTCCCATCACGACTGACGTGAAGGCCGAAAAGCGCTTCCTCAGCACCATTGCCCGCCGGCTCGACACATTGGGAGCCATTACGCGCGGTCAGCGCCAGACCGGGGGGCAGGGCTTGTTCCGCCCCGGGGACAATCTGGAAAGCCAGTACGGGCGTGATGCGTTGCGTCAGCTCTATACGCTACTCGCGCGCGGCAAGGTCGACGGCTGCTCGCTCGAGAGGTTCGAGGATGCGACCGGCCTGAAGCTCACAGATGCCAACGGGCTTAGGGATGACCTGCCGCCGATCACGACATTCCTGAACAGGTTGCTGGCGCTCACGATCGAGCTTCAGAATATCCTGTTCACCGTCTTCGAGCAGCTCTTGACTGCTCGGATCGACGGCGCGGTCGCATCAGGCACCTATGACGTCGGGCTGCAAACGCTCCGCGCCGAGAGCTTTGTCGTCACTGACCGGCGCACGATTTACGTTCACCCCGGCACTGGTGCCGAAACCCGGCTTCTCACGATCACCCAGCGCCAGCGCAATCATCCTGTGAGCCTGGATGATGCTCTTGGTCGTCTTTCCGATCCTGGCGCCGTGCTGCTGTTCAATGAGCGCTCGGCACGAACCGCCGTGCAGGTCCCAGCTCCGAGCTTCATGCTTGATGACGGCGAGATCGAGCGGCGTGTTCGCCTGATCCGCGCCGTGGAGCAGCACAGCGTTTCCTTAAGAATGATGGCGGAAAGCCACTGGGTCGAAGCTGACCGCGAACGCTTCGCCGCAAGCTGGCTGGCGGAGCTAGCCGAGATCCCAGAGTTCACGGAAAGCACGATGCACGTTGTGACCGGCTTGCTGCTGCCCATTTGGAAGCGGCTGCCGAATGAGTCGACCCGCGTCTATCGGCTGCAGACCGACGCGGGCGAGCGGATCATTGGTCGCAAGGTTTCGGCGACCTGGGTCGCGAACGTCCTTGCGGCGGACGCACCGGTGTTGACGCCGGACGTTGCCTTTGCCGCGCTCGTCGAGGGGCGAACCGTTCTTGAGCTTGCGGAGGGGCTCCAGCTTCGCCGAGTCCGGGTGATGGGCGCACACGGTATCGAGCTGTCGGGCTTCAACGACACGATGCGTGATCGCTTGCGAGCCTACGGCCTCTTTGGGGAGATCATCTCCTGGAAGCTGCGCATGTTCGTGCCGACGGACGCAAGCGGCGTCGAGATTCTGGCGAAAGTGCTCGACAGCTATCCGGTCGCGCGTATCAGTGAGCGGGAGGCCGCGTGATGTTCCGCGATGCTTCCGAGCTAGCACGCCGCCTCGCGCGCGAGGCCGAGGCGGTGTGCCGACACTATCTCTCCAATGGCAAGCGGGCGGGGCGGTACTGGGTGGTCGGCGACGTCCACAACACCGCGGGCCGCTCACTATTTGTGCGGCTACAGGACTCGCCGAAGGGGCCGGCGGGCAAGTGGACCGATGCCGCAACCGGCGAACATGGTGATCTCCTCGACATCATCCGCGAAAGTCTGGCCCTGCGCGACTTTCGTGAGACCGCCGAGGAGGCGAGGCGCTTTCTTAAGCTTCCTCGTTCTGAGCAGCAACCCACTCTGAAACCTGTTCGTTCCATAGCGCCGGTCGGATCGCAGCAAGCCGCCGGTCGGCTCTTTGCGATATCGAGTTCGATCGACGGGACGGTGGTTGAAACGTACTTGCAGCGCCGTGGAATAACCCGCATCCATCACGGTGGCAGCCTGCGCTTCCACCCACGTTGCTACTATCGGCCGGACGACCATTTGCCGACCGAGACTTGGCCGGCGATGGTCGCCCGCGTCACCGATCTCGATGGTCGGATCACCGGCGTGCACAGGACCTGGCTCGATCCGGATGGCTTTGATCGTGTTCGGCTGGGCAAAGCTCCGATCGACACGCCCCGACGGGCGATGGGTGACCTGCTCGGCAACGCCGTTCGGTTCGGCGTGGTGGACGACGTGCTCGCTGCCGGCGAGGGTATTGAGACGATGCTTTCGCTGCGGTACGTGCTGCCGACTATGCCGATGGCGGCGGCCCTATCGGCCAATCACCTTTCGGCCGTGTTACTGCCCTCGAGCCTGCGACGGCTCTATATCGCGCGCGACGCTGATGCTGCCGGCGATGCCGTACAGGCTATTCTCACCCAGCGCGCGGAAGAGGTCGGCATTGAAGCGATCCCGCTGTCGCCCCGGCTAGGCGATTTCAACGAAGATCTGCATACCTTCGGACCCGAGGCCCTCCGAGCAGCCCTACGATTTCGGCTCGCGCCGGAGGACGTCGCTCGCTTCCTGCATCCGTCGATGGTGGACGCGGAGTAGCTTCTAGTCTTCGATCGAAGTCGATAGGCCGGTCACAAGCGAGGCCAATCCCGGAAGAGGACGCGACCTCGGCCTTCTAGAGGGCGATCGGACGGCAAGCGGCCCGGGCCGGCAATGGCTGCGTCCGGCTATTTTCCGCCGCGCGCCGACGATGTGAAAACACATCATGCGGTTGGCCGCGCGCTTTGCATCGCGAAGCAAAATAGCCGGCCTCCGCCATCCTCCGCTGCCGCTTCGGCCCTTTCGGGTTCTGGCCCGTTCCGCCTGCCGTCAGAGGATCGCCACGAAGGCCGCGATGGTCGCGGCCGATCCGGCAAAGGACCTCTTCCCATGACCGACTATGACGACATCGAACCGCCGCACGCCACATCTCCGACCGACCACGCCCTCACCGAATTACAGCTCTTCGGCTATCGTCCCTTCGACGACCAGCCCGATCCAAGACCGCTCCCGGAGGGCAAGATGATCCTCGGCGCCGTGGTCGATATCTTCGACGCCTTGGTTGCAACCCTGAACGATACGCGGCTCGAGCCGGACCTTGACGATCTGCTCTGGTCGACCGTCAACCTGTTTCATCGCGCCGTCGATCGCATCGAACGCCAGCTCGACGATAACGAGCAAGCGCAGCACAAGAGTCAGCGCGAGCAGAACGGCTCTGAAGTGCGATCGGTCGAACTCGAGCGCCTGACGGCCGAAGGCATTACGCTAATCGAGCGCCGCAATTGCCTGGAGCTCTTCCGGGACCAGGCCATCGAGCAATTTGAGATCCACACCGGCTCGGCCTGGCGTCCTCGGTCGAGATCATTGGTCAATCACCGAACCCTGACCGCAGCAATGATCGACTCCCGCGACTTCATCGTCGCCAAGCGCCGTTCAGAGACTGAGGTCTTGTTGCCCCCAGGACCGAAAATCGCACTTACTGGTGGGCTCGACTTCAACGACCATCAGCTGATCTGGGATCGTCTCGACAAGGTTCATGTCAAGCATCCCGACATGGTCCTGCTCCATGGCGGGTCGCCGAAAGGCGCCGAACTGATCGCCTCGAAATGGGCGGCCAATCGCAAGGTGCCTCAGATCGCCTTCAAGCCCGATTGGGCGAAGCATGCCAAGGCAGCGCCCTTCAAGCGCAACGATGCACTGCTCGAGCTTCTGCCGATCGGCGTCATGCATTTCCCGGGCACGGGAATTCAGGACAATCTCGCCGACAAGGCGAAACGGCTCGGCATTCCGGTCTGGAAGTTCGGCGGCGCATGAGCGCCGTCGCCTCGACACGCCAAGGTGGAGTTGCACGCCGCAACTCCGCCTCGTTTCGTTTTTACATCCAAAACTGCGCCGTGGTGGTGGTGGAAGGCGCGATTGATAAATCCATGCACATGGAGCCACCACCATGCTCGCTATTGGGCTTGCTCTCAACACACTCGGTATCGGTTTGTTTTTGCTGGGCGATCTTTGCGCTCGCGGTGTACGCTTTGCCGTTTTTCGTCGCACTCAGTGTCGGGATACTGGCATTTCGTCATAGCGCGGGCGTCTTCGGCGCACTGCTTATCGGAATTGCTTCTGGCGCGTTGACGCTTGCTGCTGGTCAGGTCGCCGTCGCCCTTAGTCGGTCGTTGACCTTGCGCATCGCGATCGCAACAGCATTCGCGGTCCCTGCGGCAATCGCTGGCTATCATGTGATGTTCGCCCTGTCGCAGATCGGGGTGCCTTCGCTGGCTTGGCGCGAGGCCTTCGCCTGCGGAGGTGCGGTTTGCATCGGCGGCACGGTATGGGCGCGCTTGACCATTTTTCACGAAGACCCGCCCATCGGAGTCGGTCGGGGTGGTGGAGAATACGCCTCGACCAGTTCTTATAGCCGTCGCGCATGAGTGATGAGGCTTCGTCACCATCATCGGTCGAGCAAGACCGCACGGGGCGGCACGTTGAACGAGGTTCGTCGAGCTTGAGCGAGAGGTAATCGCACTCCTCCTCGCGGCGCTTTAAGTAAGCCCTCTCAATCTCTGTCTGGCCCACATAGCTGCGTTGGGGCGGCGCGCGGCGCTCGAGCATTCCTTCCGGACGATACCGCCCTTTGCGGCAGATTGTTTCTCCTTCTACGCCGAAGCGTACCAACCTCTTGTGCAGCTCAACCGAGATTCGCCAAGTCTTCTCCTTAAGATTGCGGTTCAGCACGCAGACCACGTGGCCTCTTTGATGGCTTGATCTGGCCGAAGATCGGCTTCGCCTCGATCGTCTGAGCCGCAACGCCGTTGATGCGACTTTCTTCCCCTGGGCTTCGCCCATTCCTCGCGAGACAAGAAAGTCGCCACAACGACGTCCTCCGCTGCGCTTCGGCCCGCGAGCGGGTGCGTCGCCGATCGTCTTCGGCCCTAGATCGCCATCGAGGCCGCGGTGGTCGCGGGCTCGAAACACAACAGGTAGAGTAGG of the Bradyrhizobium sp. WSM1417 genome contains:
- a CDS encoding strawberry notch-like NTP hydrolase domain-containing protein, coding for MTESLAGGAAAAPLSMRAAATITSAAVRAARQLAIDLERGRRVDAAVLRGAMEAAFGGSDATGDWNWKTAYDVCEAATVLFLRKFGPAIRTRAGSTAAMLPILAKIAALLPTHTRRSEDSQALQQFSTPIPLGLAACTAAGITLSDRVLEPSAGTGLLAIFAELAEGTLILNELAETRAALLDQLFANVKVTRFDAAQIDDHLDTGVVPSVVLMNPPFSALANVDRRMANAALRHIASALARLCDGGRLVAITGASFAPDNAAWRDGFVRLQQRGRVVFSAAIDGAVYARHGTQTDTRLLVIDKLPAVDPKVFPASLGMASDVATLLDWVIQHVPPRLPVVAPGMVDVVRRPAIPRFVGASAPRRSSTSSGAAPESAELTYETLEWTPPEGARLTDALYEEYALQAIRIPGAHAHPTKLVQSAAMASIAPPRPSYRPHLPAKIVADGILSDAQLESVIYAGEAHSEFLAGSWMVDATFDLVAAARDAENAVRFRRGWFLGDGTGAGKGRQVAGILLDNWLKGRRRAVWISKSDKLIEDARRDWSALGMERLLVTPLSRFRQGTPIRLSEGVLFTTYATLRTDERGEKLSRVRQIVDWLGSDFDGVIVFDESHAMQNAAGQKGERGDLKAIACNRPGAASQQGRAGLRLQHALPDARVVYVSATGATTVHNLAYAQRLGLWGGVDFPFATRAEFVEAIDEGGVAAMEVLARDLKALRLYAARSLSYEGVAYELVEHQLTPEQVRIYDAYAGAFSVIHNNLDAAMRAANITGETGTLNGQAKSAARSAFESAKQRFFGHLLTSMKTPSLIRSIERDLGAGHAAVIQIVSTGEALMERRLAEIPTEEWGDVRGDITPREYVLDYLTHSFPVQLYEPFTDQEGNLCSRPVYRDGQPVESRDAVARRDRLIEKLASLPPMPGALDQVVQRFGADMVAEVTGRSRRIVRKGDRLLVENRAASANLAETSAFMDDVKRILVFSDAGGTGRSYHAELSARNRRLRVHYLLEPGWKADAAIQGLGRTNRTNQAQPPLFRPITTDVKAEKRFLSTIARRLDTLGAITRGQRQTGGQGLFRPGDNLESQYGRDALRQLYTLLARGKVDGCSLERFEDATGLKLTDANGLRDDLPPITTFLNRLLALTIELQNILFTVFEQLLTARIDGAVASGTYDVGLQTLRAESFVVTDRRTIYVHPGTGAETRLLTITQRQRNHPVSLDDALGRLSDPGAVLLFNERSARTAVQVPAPSFMLDDGEIERRVRLIRAVEQHSVSLRMMAESHWVEADRERFAASWLAELAEIPEFTESTMHVVTGLLLPIWKRLPNESTRVYRLQTDAGERIIGRKVSATWVANVLAADAPVLTPDVAFAALVEGRTVLELAEGLQLRRVRVMGAHGIELSGFNDTMRDRLRAYGLFGEIISWKLRMFVPTDASGVEILAKVLDSYPVARISEREAA
- a CDS encoding DUF2493 domain-containing protein; the protein is MTDYDDIEPPHATSPTDHALTELQLFGYRPFDDQPDPRPLPEGKMILGAVVDIFDALVATLNDTRLEPDLDDLLWSTVNLFHRAVDRIERQLDDNEQAQHKSQREQNGSEVRSVELERLTAEGITLIERRNCLELFRDQAIEQFEIHTGSAWRPRSRSLVNHRTLTAAMIDSRDFIVAKRRSETEVLLPPGPKIALTGGLDFNDHQLIWDRLDKVHVKHPDMVLLHGGSPKGAELIASKWAANRKVPQIAFKPDWAKHAKAAPFKRNDALLELLPIGVMHFPGTGIQDNLADKAKRLGIPVWKFGGA
- a CDS encoding toprim domain-containing protein: MFRDASELARRLAREAEAVCRHYLSNGKRAGRYWVVGDVHNTAGRSLFVRLQDSPKGPAGKWTDAATGEHGDLLDIIRESLALRDFRETAEEARRFLKLPRSEQQPTLKPVRSIAPVGSQQAAGRLFAISSSIDGTVVETYLQRRGITRIHHGGSLRFHPRCYYRPDDHLPTETWPAMVARVTDLDGRITGVHRTWLDPDGFDRVRLGKAPIDTPRRAMGDLLGNAVRFGVVDDVLAAGEGIETMLSLRYVLPTMPMAAALSANHLSAVLLPSSLRRLYIARDADAAGDAVQAILTQRAEEVGIEAIPLSPRLGDFNEDLHTFGPEALRAALRFRLAPEDVARFLHPSMVDAE